Proteins co-encoded in one Vampirovibrio chlorellavorus genomic window:
- a CDS encoding tetratricopeptide repeat protein has product MLKRSFVCLLPGLLLVALLFPEASGDYYGDGVSAYKGKNYSRAAQLLQASLSESGKPNPDALFYLGLSYTQMKRYEEARKAFEYVIQLVPASHELAAKSRNNISYLTSQQIALASNSGKANQIIKTALSRTSKDNYLTHVIPNGKIVHFSSQKMPLKVYISNGFHVSGWHTGMKQAVSMAMRRWQSASGGKVSFVQTANANQADITVRWQKNFPDNILGVSPFQSVGDTLVRSDITLAVYYPNSNQPIPYNSLVTIATHEMGHAIGLKGHSPYPDDIMYYSTSHSGDQSLSQRDINTIGMLYKLNADVQNSTSGSTAQTQRSYELYQLGVQAQKQNRVTEAMTYYRQALQLNRDLVEAKFNLGALLINEGTRLVRGQQLQAAQKNFEEASRLYTEVSRHRTPPSGTQENLQIAQSNLNIVTQALKP; this is encoded by the coding sequence ATGTTGAAGCGTTCTTTTGTTTGCTTGCTGCCGGGCCTTTTGCTGGTGGCCCTGCTGTTTCCCGAAGCCAGTGGGGATTACTACGGGGACGGGGTCAGTGCCTACAAAGGGAAAAATTACAGCCGGGCCGCCCAACTGCTACAAGCCAGCCTGAGCGAATCGGGAAAGCCCAACCCGGATGCCCTGTTTTATCTGGGGTTGAGCTATACCCAAATGAAACGCTATGAAGAAGCCCGGAAGGCCTTTGAGTATGTCATCCAGCTGGTTCCAGCCAGTCACGAACTGGCGGCCAAGTCCCGCAATAACATCAGCTACCTGACCAGTCAGCAAATCGCCCTGGCCAGTAACAGCGGCAAGGCCAATCAGATCATTAAAACCGCCCTGTCCCGAACCAGCAAGGACAACTACCTGACCCATGTCATCCCCAACGGAAAAATCGTGCATTTTTCCAGCCAAAAAATGCCGCTCAAAGTTTACATTAGCAACGGCTTTCACGTCAGTGGCTGGCATACCGGCATGAAGCAAGCGGTCAGCATGGCCATGCGCCGCTGGCAATCGGCCTCCGGGGGAAAAGTCTCCTTTGTGCAGACCGCCAACGCCAATCAGGCGGATATTACAGTGCGCTGGCAAAAAAACTTTCCCGATAACATTCTGGGCGTGAGCCCCTTTCAATCGGTGGGCGATACCCTCGTTCGCTCCGACATTACTTTGGCCGTTTATTACCCCAACAGCAATCAGCCCATTCCCTACAACAGTCTGGTGACCATCGCCACCCACGAAATGGGGCATGCCATTGGTCTAAAGGGCCATAGTCCCTACCCGGACGATATTATGTACTACTCCACCAGCCACAGCGGCGATCAAAGCCTTAGTCAACGGGATATCAACACCATCGGCATGTTGTACAAATTAAACGCCGATGTGCAGAACAGCACCAGCGGCAGCACCGCCCAAACCCAGAGATCCTACGAACTGTACCAATTGGGGGTGCAGGCCCAAAAACAAAACCGCGTAACGGAGGCCATGACCTACTACCGGCAAGCCCTGCAACTGAACCGGGATCTGGTAGAGGCCAAGTTCAACCTGGGGGCCTTGCTAATCAATGAAGGCACTCGCCTGGTCCGAGGACAACAACTGCAAGCGGCCCAAAAAAACTTTGAGGAGGCCAGTCGGCTTTACACCGAAGTCAGTCGTCATCGCACGCCTCCCAGCGGCACCCAGGAAAACCTGCAAATCGCCCAAAGCAACCTCAATATAGTGACGCAAGCCCTAAAGCCTTGA
- a CDS encoding glycosyltransferase family 4 protein, with protein MKLLFICHLTQHTLDDTVRAMRYLGRELAMRGHEVDYFFRRPQDSDEQPEPISLLEWPMRIAPLASRKCQQKQYDIVLATGSSGWCLSSFRDWLLPPETRVVSWYLHDDPAMGKPVEPLLEDLPDAAPDLTIPPIPKDCLLRQLNVWTVEQALKTQDGCFLTGLEDVHHIRRKYPQYASKAMYQPRGVDAKFYSPQRLKQKATPPSRLLLIGNNHPEKPIAQPVVEAFQQILKAHPQVTLTVAGDNQLPSPDELFADFPEPLKPALHSVRVQQEETLPDLYLQHDLFIQPHRTPAQPLAVLEAMASAMPAVVVQNPDFQEVVTHYESGLLVPPDNPQAMVESVTHLLGNPTLCQAMGEAAFETVTRCYTWHQVCDIFEVNLTRILEQAFA; from the coding sequence ATGAAGTTGCTGTTTATTTGCCACCTGACCCAACACACCCTGGACGACACCGTGCGGGCCATGCGTTATCTGGGACGGGAACTGGCGATGCGAGGGCATGAGGTCGATTACTTTTTTCGCCGCCCGCAAGACAGTGACGAGCAACCAGAGCCCATTTCCCTGCTGGAATGGCCCATGCGCATCGCCCCCCTGGCCAGCCGTAAATGTCAGCAAAAACAGTATGACATTGTCCTGGCCACCGGCAGCAGTGGCTGGTGTCTGTCTTCTTTTCGGGACTGGTTGCTGCCACCGGAAACACGGGTAGTCTCCTGGTACTTGCACGACGATCCGGCCATGGGCAAGCCAGTGGAGCCTTTACTGGAGGACCTGCCGGATGCCGCCCCGGATCTGACAATCCCTCCCATTCCAAAGGATTGCCTGCTGCGGCAACTGAACGTGTGGACGGTGGAACAAGCGCTAAAAACCCAGGACGGCTGCTTTTTAACCGGGCTGGAAGATGTGCATCACATCCGCCGGAAATACCCCCAGTACGCCAGTAAAGCCATGTATCAGCCCCGTGGCGTGGACGCCAAGTTTTACAGCCCCCAACGGCTCAAGCAAAAGGCCACCCCGCCTTCCAGATTGCTCCTCATTGGCAACAATCACCCGGAAAAACCCATTGCACAGCCCGTCGTGGAGGCCTTTCAGCAAATCCTGAAAGCCCACCCCCAAGTGACCCTGACCGTGGCCGGCGACAACCAGTTGCCCTCTCCCGATGAACTATTCGCCGATTTTCCAGAGCCGCTTAAGCCCGCCTTGCATAGCGTTCGGGTTCAGCAAGAAGAAACCCTGCCGGACTTGTACTTGCAGCACGATCTGTTCATTCAGCCCCACAGAACACCTGCCCAACCCCTGGCCGTGCTGGAAGCCATGGCCAGCGCCATGCCTGCGGTAGTCGTGCAAAATCCGGATTTTCAGGAAGTGGTCACGCACTATGAAAGTGGCTTGTTGGTGCCGCCCGATAACCCGCAGGCCATGGTGGAAAGTGTCACCCATTTGCTGGGAAATCCCACCCTGTGCCAAGCCATGGGCGAGGCCGCCTTTGAGACCGTGACCCGCTGCTACACCTGGCATCAGGTCTGCGATATTTTCGAGGTCAATTTAACCCGCATTCTGGAACAGGCTTTTGCCTGA
- a CDS encoding sigma-70 family RNA polymerase sigma factor, which produces MDEPRKAKRQDEFMALDDENELPFNDGQERVDFFEEEEEEEGAEQEKVQAERGSADDSVKIYLQQIGKVKLLNSEQEIELAKRIAEGDEVAKGQLVKANLRLVVSIAKKYIGRGLSFLDLIQEGNLGLIRAAEKFDYKRGFKFSTYATWWIQQSITRGIADKSRTIRLPVHMIETIGRLKKVTRDLSHDLGRTPTKEELAGKMGISLSKLRLVLKATQSTISLETPLHTKDEASKIGDFLVDENTESPDSRVSQENLTEELDKILDSLRPRERDVLKLRFGLNDGNKRTLEEIGQLFGVSRERVRQIETRALNKLRKMCRSNRNIKSLKNYLNP; this is translated from the coding sequence TTGGACGAACCCCGTAAAGCCAAACGCCAGGACGAGTTCATGGCTCTGGATGACGAAAACGAACTGCCCTTCAACGATGGTCAGGAACGGGTCGATTTTTTCGAGGAGGAAGAAGAGGAAGAGGGCGCTGAGCAGGAGAAAGTGCAAGCGGAACGGGGCTCCGCCGATGATTCGGTGAAAATTTATTTGCAACAAATCGGCAAGGTAAAACTCCTTAACTCCGAGCAGGAAATTGAACTGGCCAAACGCATTGCAGAAGGCGATGAAGTGGCCAAAGGGCAATTGGTGAAAGCCAACTTGCGGCTGGTGGTCAGCATTGCCAAAAAATACATTGGCCGGGGGCTTTCCTTTCTGGATCTCATTCAGGAAGGCAATCTGGGCCTGATTCGGGCCGCTGAAAAATTTGACTACAAACGGGGCTTTAAGTTCTCCACCTATGCCACCTGGTGGATTCAGCAATCCATCACCCGGGGCATTGCCGATAAATCCAGAACCATTCGCCTACCGGTTCACATGATTGAGACCATTGGCCGCCTGAAAAAAGTGACCCGCGATCTCTCCCACGATTTGGGCCGCACGCCCACCAAGGAAGAGTTGGCCGGTAAAATGGGCATTTCACTGTCCAAATTGCGATTGGTGCTGAAAGCCACCCAGTCCACCATCAGCCTGGAAACGCCCTTGCACACCAAGGATGAGGCCTCCAAAATCGGGGATTTTCTGGTGGATGAAAATACGGAATCTCCCGATAGCCGGGTGTCTCAGGAAAATCTGACCGAGGAGCTGGATAAAATTCTGGACAGCCTGCGGCCCCGGGAGCGGGATGTATTAAAACTGCGCTTTGGTCTAAACGACGGCAACAAGCGCACCCTGGAAGAAATTGGCCAACTGTTCGGGGTCTCCCGGGAGCGGGTTCGCCAGATTGAAACCCGCGCGCTGAACAAGCTGCGCAAAATGTGCCGCAGCAACCGCAATATTAAAAGCCTGAAAAATTATTTGAATCCCTAA
- a CDS encoding adenosylcobalamin-dependent ribonucleoside-diphosphate reductase has protein sequence MSNSPPPLLQPNIPPNGLTVLSHRYLLRDAQGAVCETPADLFWRVARHVAAGERAYGATSEQVTAMAHQFYNLMAQLAFLPNSPTLLNAGRPLGQLSACFVLPIEDSLERIFETLKHAALIHQSGGGTGFCFSKLRPVGDEVRETQSVAAGPVGFLEVYNAAVDSIKQAGQRKGANMALLRVDHPDVEAFISAKDDLRRVTNFNISIGITDAFMRALAEDRDFDLIHPNTGLVSKTLPARELMARIVDCAWRTGEPGLIFLARVNRDNPTPALGTLEATNPCGEVPLLPYEACNLGSINLMQMLNDQNQLDWQKLAETVHWAVRFLDNVITVNRYPLPQTEAMVTGNRKIGLGVMGWADCLMAQGIPYDSEAAVALAHELAAWIDYQAKLASVALAEPRGAFPNFPKSRYVQADWLLDRVGAVPVGKVSIDQWQALAQRMSQLGLRNATTTCIAPTGTISMIAGVSGGIEPVFALAFTRTVLNGQRLSEVHPVFAKWVQHHAMDPQAIFERVQATGRLDSVFDGCFEANAAHLLAGHNTAEGLPEPARRVFVTSFDVAPTWHIRMQAAFQAFTDNGVSKTINLPESATPEDVAQAFRLAYESGIKGVTVYRNNSRQDQPLSVVVHAPESAENDASSCQNCH, from the coding sequence ATGTCCAATAGCCCACCCCCTCTGTTGCAACCGAACATTCCGCCGAACGGCTTGACCGTGCTGTCGCATCGCTATTTACTGCGGGATGCGCAGGGAGCGGTTTGCGAAACGCCAGCGGATTTGTTCTGGCGGGTAGCCCGTCATGTAGCCGCAGGGGAGCGGGCTTATGGGGCGACTTCGGAGCAGGTAACGGCAATGGCCCACCAGTTTTACAACTTGATGGCCCAACTGGCATTTCTGCCCAACAGCCCCACCTTGCTGAATGCCGGACGTCCCCTGGGGCAGCTTTCGGCCTGCTTTGTGCTGCCCATTGAGGATTCTCTGGAACGTATTTTTGAAACTCTGAAGCATGCCGCCCTGATTCATCAAAGCGGCGGAGGCACCGGTTTTTGCTTTTCCAAACTTCGGCCCGTGGGAGATGAGGTGCGGGAAACCCAATCGGTGGCCGCTGGGCCGGTGGGTTTTCTGGAAGTCTACAACGCCGCTGTGGACAGCATCAAGCAGGCCGGGCAGCGCAAAGGGGCCAATATGGCCCTGTTGCGGGTGGATCATCCCGATGTGGAAGCCTTTATTAGCGCTAAAGATGATTTGCGGCGGGTGACCAATTTCAATATTTCCATTGGCATCACCGATGCCTTTATGCGGGCGCTGGCTGAGGATCGCGATTTTGATCTGATTCATCCCAACACGGGGCTGGTTTCGAAAACTTTGCCTGCCCGTGAGTTAATGGCCCGCATTGTGGATTGTGCCTGGCGCACTGGGGAGCCCGGTTTGATTTTTCTGGCTCGGGTCAATCGGGATAATCCCACCCCGGCGCTGGGGACGCTGGAGGCCACCAACCCTTGCGGGGAAGTGCCGCTTTTGCCCTATGAGGCCTGCAATTTGGGTTCGATCAACCTGATGCAAATGCTGAATGATCAAAATCAGCTGGATTGGCAAAAATTGGCCGAAACCGTACACTGGGCGGTTCGCTTTCTGGACAACGTGATTACCGTGAACCGTTACCCCTTGCCGCAAACCGAGGCGATGGTGACCGGGAACCGTAAAATCGGGCTGGGGGTCATGGGCTGGGCCGATTGCCTGATGGCCCAGGGCATTCCCTACGATTCCGAGGCGGCTGTGGCCTTGGCCCATGAGCTGGCCGCCTGGATCGATTATCAGGCCAAACTGGCCTCTGTAGCCTTGGCGGAACCCCGGGGAGCTTTTCCGAATTTTCCGAAAAGCCGCTATGTTCAGGCGGATTGGCTGTTGGATCGGGTGGGGGCCGTGCCAGTGGGGAAGGTGTCTATCGACCAATGGCAGGCGCTGGCCCAGCGGATGTCGCAGCTGGGGCTTCGGAACGCCACCACCACCTGCATTGCCCCCACGGGCACCATCAGCATGATTGCGGGCGTCAGCGGGGGGATTGAGCCGGTGTTCGCCCTGGCTTTTACTCGCACCGTGCTGAACGGCCAGCGGCTTTCCGAGGTGCATCCGGTGTTTGCTAAATGGGTGCAACACCATGCCATGGATCCGCAAGCCATTTTTGAACGGGTACAGGCAACAGGGCGTCTGGATTCGGTTTTCGATGGTTGTTTTGAAGCAAACGCTGCGCATCTTTTAGCCGGGCACAACACCGCTGAAGGCTTGCCCGAGCCGGCCCGGCGAGTGTTTGTGACCTCCTTCGATGTGGCCCCGACGTGGCACATTCGCATGCAGGCGGCGTTTCAGGCATTTACGGACAATGGGGTTTCTAAAACCATTAATTTGCCGGAATCGGCCACGCCTGAGGATGTGGCGCAGGCGTTTCGGTTGGCTTACGAATCCGGCATTAAAGGGGTGACTGTGTATCGCAATAATAGCCGTCAGGATCAGCCGCTATCGGTTGTGGTACATGCCCCTGAGTCTGCTGAAAATGATGCCTCAAGTTGCCAGAACTGCCATTAG
- a CDS encoding aconitate hydratase, with amino-acid sequence MSGNSTDIEMVKKHYAKIGPSLEKAKKHFGKQAFTAAEKILFSHLIPETYPAQIVRGETFLSLQPDRVAMQDATAQMAILQFMQANRDTVAVPSTVHCDHLIRAFSGAEADVERACDENREVYEFLRSAAAKYGMGFWKPGSGIIHQVVLEKYAFPGGLMIGTDSHTPNAGGLGMVAIGVGGADAADVMAGLAWEVKAPKLVGVHLTGKLSGWTAPKDVILYLCGLLTTKGGTNKIVEYFGPGTETISCTGKGTITNMGAELGATTSVFPFDARMAAYLRATERAEIAALAEQYAADLRADEDVLKHPENYYDEIVEINLSELEPYVVGPHTPDRARKLSEFAADVKNSNFPEDLSAALVGSCTNSSYEDLERSANVARQAKAKGLKAKSYFLITPGSIQVHETIQRDGQMQDFTDIGGIVMANACGPCIGNWDRTDIKKGQTNAIITSFNRNFPKRNDGNAETLAFIGSPELVTAMAIAGKTTFNPITDTIDGVKLEAPTAPELPPKGFQISHEGLLQPPADRAALTVSIDPKSPRLEKLAPFSAWDGQDFVNVPVLVKTQGQTTTDHISPAGKDWLPLRGHLSGISHNMLLGAVDATTGQPAEPVKMLVNGVERGASPWALKAMEYKQQNGSIIVGDENYGEGSSREHAAMCPRYLGVKAVIARSFARIHETNLKKQGVLPFTFTNKADYEKVSKGDHLTIAGLSDLKPGQTITATVTHVDGTTASIELSHSLNAEQIRWFKAGSAMNAVNLPKAAV; translated from the coding sequence ATGAGCGGCAACTCGACTGATATCGAAATGGTAAAAAAGCATTACGCCAAAATTGGCCCCAGCCTTGAAAAAGCAAAAAAACACTTTGGCAAGCAGGCTTTCACCGCTGCGGAAAAGATTCTGTTTTCGCACCTCATCCCTGAAACCTACCCAGCGCAAATCGTGCGGGGTGAAACCTTCCTCTCTTTACAGCCAGACCGGGTGGCCATGCAGGACGCCACCGCCCAGATGGCCATTTTACAGTTCATGCAGGCCAACCGGGACACCGTGGCCGTGCCTTCTACCGTGCATTGCGATCACCTGATCCGGGCCTTCTCCGGCGCGGAAGCCGATGTGGAACGGGCTTGCGATGAAAACCGGGAAGTCTATGAGTTCCTGCGCTCCGCCGCCGCCAAGTACGGCATGGGCTTCTGGAAGCCCGGCAGCGGGATTATTCACCAGGTGGTGCTGGAAAAATACGCCTTCCCCGGCGGGTTGATGATTGGCACCGATAGCCATACCCCCAACGCCGGTGGCCTGGGCATGGTGGCCATTGGGGTGGGTGGCGCGGATGCCGCCGATGTCATGGCTGGTCTGGCCTGGGAAGTGAAAGCGCCCAAGCTGGTTGGGGTACACCTCACCGGTAAACTCAGCGGCTGGACGGCTCCCAAGGATGTCATCCTGTACCTGTGTGGCCTGCTGACCACCAAGGGCGGCACCAACAAAATTGTGGAATACTTTGGCCCCGGCACGGAAACCATTAGCTGCACCGGCAAAGGCACCATTACCAACATGGGCGCTGAGCTGGGCGCTACCACCTCGGTCTTCCCCTTTGACGCCCGGATGGCCGCTTATCTGCGGGCTACCGAACGGGCGGAGATTGCGGCGTTGGCCGAGCAGTACGCAGCCGATCTGCGGGCCGATGAGGATGTGCTGAAGCATCCTGAGAATTACTACGATGAAATCGTGGAAATCAACCTGTCCGAGCTGGAGCCTTACGTGGTGGGCCCCCACACCCCGGATCGGGCCCGTAAGCTCTCCGAATTTGCCGCGGACGTGAAAAACAGCAACTTCCCGGAAGACCTGAGCGCCGCCCTGGTGGGCAGTTGCACCAACTCTTCCTATGAAGATCTGGAGCGTTCGGCCAACGTGGCTCGTCAGGCCAAAGCCAAGGGCTTGAAAGCCAAGTCCTACTTCCTGATCACCCCCGGTTCCATCCAGGTGCATGAAACCATCCAGCGGGACGGCCAAATGCAGGATTTCACCGATATTGGCGGCATTGTCATGGCCAACGCCTGCGGCCCCTGTATTGGCAACTGGGATCGGACCGATATTAAAAAGGGCCAAACCAACGCCATCATTACGTCCTTCAACCGTAACTTCCCCAAGCGGAACGATGGTAACGCCGAAACGCTAGCCTTTATCGGTAGCCCGGAACTGGTCACTGCTATGGCCATTGCCGGGAAAACCACCTTCAACCCCATCACCGACACCATCGATGGGGTGAAGCTGGAAGCGCCCACCGCGCCGGAATTACCGCCCAAAGGCTTTCAGATTTCCCATGAGGGCCTGTTGCAGCCGCCTGCCGATCGGGCTGCCCTCACGGTTTCCATTGATCCCAAAAGCCCTCGTCTGGAAAAGCTGGCTCCCTTCAGCGCCTGGGATGGTCAGGATTTTGTGAACGTGCCGGTGTTGGTGAAAACCCAGGGCCAAACCACCACCGATCACATTTCTCCTGCCGGGAAAGACTGGCTGCCCCTGCGGGGTCACCTGTCCGGCATTAGTCACAACATGTTGCTGGGCGCTGTGGATGCCACCACCGGCCAACCGGCGGAACCGGTCAAAATGCTGGTGAACGGCGTGGAGCGTGGGGCTTCCCCCTGGGCGCTGAAAGCCATGGAGTACAAGCAGCAAAACGGCAGCATCATCGTGGGTGATGAAAACTACGGGGAAGGCAGCAGCCGGGAACACGCCGCCATGTGCCCCCGCTATTTGGGCGTAAAAGCGGTCATTGCCCGCAGCTTTGCCCGCATCCACGAAACCAACCTGAAGAAGCAAGGGGTGTTGCCCTTCACCTTCACCAACAAAGCGGATTACGAGAAAGTCAGCAAGGGCGATCACCTGACCATTGCCGGGTTGAGCGATCTCAAGCCGGGCCAGACCATCACGGCGACGGTCACCCATGTCGACGGCACCACTGCTAGCATTGAACTGAGCCACTCCCTGAACGCCGAGCAGATTCGCTGGTTCAAGGCGGGTTCGGCCATGAACGCGGTCAATCTGCCCAAAGCCGCCGTATAA
- a CDS encoding HDOD domain-containing protein, whose amino-acid sequence MNKFTSGAHELILKRIRDIPSLPDVVNRILAIINQPNTPASEIAKLISYDPGLTSKVLRMVNSAAYGFQRQISSIQHGIMILGFTNVRGLVLSASIFKLFEGHTHPGGLNHQQFWEHSLGTAVAARLLAKSLGMADSDDVFSAGMLHDIGKVVLDVYFKQDYSQVLHQAQLKGLPLHGLPFYQLEESVLGVNHASIGNYLASKWKLPVGISEVILHHHQPAQAESCPRLVHLVALANELAVVRYERQGIYNREHFSPALMDYFGLDDASLERYLHALKAEMDSAQDLLNAISSG is encoded by the coding sequence ATGAACAAGTTCACCTCGGGAGCCCACGAACTGATCCTGAAGCGCATTCGGGATATCCCGTCCTTGCCGGATGTGGTGAATCGGATTCTGGCCATTATCAACCAGCCCAACACCCCGGCCTCAGAAATCGCCAAGCTGATTTCCTATGACCCCGGGCTGACCTCCAAGGTGCTGCGCATGGTCAACTCGGCGGCCTATGGCTTTCAGCGACAAATCAGCTCCATTCAGCACGGCATCATGATTCTGGGCTTTACCAACGTGCGGGGGCTGGTGCTGAGCGCCAGTATTTTTAAACTCTTCGAGGGACACACCCACCCCGGCGGCCTCAATCACCAACAGTTCTGGGAGCATTCTCTGGGGACCGCCGTGGCCGCCCGACTGCTGGCCAAATCTCTTGGAATGGCCGATAGCGATGACGTGTTTAGCGCCGGCATGCTGCACGACATTGGCAAAGTGGTGCTGGATGTCTACTTCAAGCAGGATTACAGCCAGGTGCTTCATCAAGCCCAGCTTAAAGGACTTCCCCTGCACGGATTGCCCTTTTACCAGCTGGAGGAATCCGTTTTAGGGGTGAATCATGCCAGCATTGGCAATTATCTGGCCAGCAAATGGAAATTGCCGGTGGGCATCAGCGAGGTCATTCTGCACCATCATCAACCGGCGCAGGCGGAATCCTGCCCCCGTCTGGTGCATCTGGTAGCCCTGGCCAACGAGTTGGCCGTGGTGCGGTATGAGCGGCAGGGCATCTACAACCGGGAACATTTCAGCCCGGCGCTGATGGATTATTTCGGGCTGGATGACGCCTCACTGGAACGGTATTTGCACGCCCTGAAGGCCGAGATGGATTCCGCGCAGGATTTGCTGAACGCCATTTCAAGCGGCTGA
- the icd gene encoding isocitrate dehydrogenase (NADP(+)) produces the protein MTTAGEKITINSDLSLNVPDHPIIPYIEGDGIGVDIWPATQKVLDAAVEVAYNGKKKIVWKEVLAGEKAFNQTQSWLPEETNEAIREYKVAIKGPLTTPVGGGIRSLNVALRQIHDLYACVRPVRWFQGVPAPVKEPQKLDVVIFRENTEDIYLGIEFQQGSAEAKKIIDYIKSEFKKDIRPDSGIGIKPVSVEGTKRLVRRAINYAIANNRTVVTLVHKGNIMKFTEGAFRDWGYEVAREEYADQVISEAEVWEKHNGKLPTGKIMIQDRIADAMFQQLLLRPDEYQVIATMNLNGDYLSDACAAQVGGLGLAPGANIGDHAALFEATHGTAPKYAGQDKVNPGSLILSGVMMLEHLGWTEAAKLVVDAFEKTIASGKVTYDLERQMSNATLVSCSGFANEIVNNLKLVRV, from the coding sequence ATGACCACGGCCGGCGAAAAAATCACCATCAATTCCGATTTATCTCTCAACGTCCCCGATCACCCCATTATTCCCTACATCGAGGGGGACGGCATTGGCGTGGACATTTGGCCCGCCACCCAAAAAGTGCTGGATGCCGCCGTGGAAGTGGCCTACAACGGCAAGAAAAAAATTGTATGGAAAGAAGTGCTGGCCGGGGAGAAAGCCTTCAACCAGACCCAAAGCTGGTTGCCCGAAGAAACCAACGAGGCCATTCGCGAATATAAAGTGGCCATCAAAGGCCCCCTGACCACCCCGGTGGGCGGCGGTATCCGCAGCCTGAACGTGGCCCTGCGTCAGATTCATGACTTATACGCTTGCGTGCGCCCTGTACGCTGGTTCCAAGGCGTACCCGCCCCGGTGAAAGAGCCTCAAAAGCTGGATGTGGTCATCTTCCGGGAAAACACCGAAGACATCTACCTGGGCATTGAGTTCCAGCAAGGCAGCGCTGAAGCCAAAAAGATCATCGACTACATCAAATCCGAGTTCAAGAAAGACATTCGCCCCGATTCCGGTATCGGCATCAAGCCAGTTAGCGTGGAAGGCACCAAGCGCCTGGTACGTCGGGCCATCAACTACGCCATCGCCAACAACCGCACCGTGGTGACCTTGGTCCACAAGGGTAACATCATGAAGTTCACCGAAGGCGCTTTCCGTGACTGGGGTTACGAAGTGGCCCGTGAAGAATACGCCGATCAGGTCATTTCCGAGGCTGAAGTCTGGGAAAAACACAACGGCAAACTGCCCACTGGCAAAATCATGATTCAGGATCGCATTGCCGACGCCATGTTCCAGCAATTGCTGCTGCGTCCCGATGAGTACCAGGTGATCGCCACCATGAACCTGAACGGCGATTACCTCTCCGATGCCTGCGCCGCCCAGGTGGGCGGTTTGGGTCTGGCGCCCGGCGCCAACATCGGCGATCATGCCGCCCTGTTTGAGGCCACCCACGGCACCGCCCCCAAATACGCGGGTCAGGATAAGGTCAACCCCGGCTCCCTGATTCTTTCCGGCGTTATGATGCTGGAGCATTTGGGCTGGACGGAAGCGGCCAAACTGGTAGTGGATGCCTTTGAGAAAACCATCGCCAGCGGTAAGGTCACCTACGATCTGGAACGCCAGATGAGCAACGCCACCCTGGTCAGCTGCTCCGGCTTTGCCAACGAGATTGTGAACAACCTGAAGCTGGTTCGGGTATAG